A window of Strix aluco isolate bStrAlu1 chromosome 11, bStrAlu1.hap1, whole genome shotgun sequence contains these coding sequences:
- the LOC141928423 gene encoding uncharacterized protein LOC141928423, translating to MYLFVVFPDLKAQTRKDKKSRLRCGRGENGFPSPEHHRFFPSLGCADGLHPQCTSGFCDICTGAVLYPGAAVVEEKRAHRGRLRTVARNRRPPLAPATAGPAALVPLSWDQHPMQMPGSPARPPSPLSPLHPQPVPGCHDTAQPTQHPTVPAIPVPRPPFPSCCDTAHLFWRLGILIKVVFTPEGTEPSHKCRGGTNGKPPEAPAPAELQARAQPWMPTVSVRGVTRQEPGMGLAEHSPYSPQSSKNVT from the exons atgtACCTTTTCGTCGTCTTTCC TGATCTCAAAGCCCAGACGAGAAAAGACAAGAAGAGCAGACTCAG GTGTGGTCGGGGAGAGAACGGATTCCCTTCTCCAGAGCATCACAGGTTTTTTCCTTCGCTTGGGTGTGCAGACGGTCTGCATCCTCAGTGCACTAGCGGGTTCTGTGACATTTGCACTGGTGCTGTGCTGTACCCAGGTGCGgcagtggtggaggagaaaagg gcgcACCGCGGCAGACTCCGGACAGTGGCTCGAAACCGGCGGCCCCCCCTTGCACCTGCCACAGCCGGACCAGCCGCCCTGGTACCCCTGAGCTGGGACCAACACCCAATGCAGATGCCGGGAAGCCCAGCGCGCCCAccctccccactgtccccactgcACCCCCAACCTGTCCCCGGCTGCCATGACACTGCAcaacccacccagcaccccactgtcCCCGCCATTCCCGTGCCCCGTCCACCATTCCCGAGCTGCTGTGACACTGCGCACCTGTTTTGGCGATTAGGGATACTAATTAAAGTAGTTTtcacaccaga AGGGACAGAGCCGTCGCACAAGTGTCGCGGTGGTACCAACGGCAAACCCCCCGAGGCGCCAGCACCGGCTGAGCTCCAGGCCCGGGCGCAGCCGTGGATGCCCACGGTGTCCGTCCGTGGCGtcaccaggcaggagccaggcatggggctggcagagcattcCCCGTACTCTCCACAGTCATccaaaaatgttacttaa